The following proteins are encoded in a genomic region of Micromonospora olivasterospora:
- a CDS encoding ABC transporter substrate-binding protein, whose translation MGKRLSTRVTALAAAVLVTAGCSSPVTSPAATPGGGTLVVATAGEPDTLNPVLNFGVDGGSLIFDGLVARDARNQLVPALARELPTVSTDGRTVTAKLRDGVLFHDGSPLTARDVVFTYRAVLDPKVDSTLRSDLDMLSAVAAPDTTTVVFTLKYAYAPFLQRLALGIVPAEAFAGADVNTAEFNRKPVGTGPYRVTSWTPGDRLVLAANDTYWGGKPANAVVVVAFVADDNVRAQRMRAGEFDAAELAPKLAAGFDRQAGYRVQRVPTADYRGVMLPMGNPVTADVAVRRALHLAVDRQAMVTGVLGGAGEPAFGPVPPSSEFFEPSVAGRPAADPAAAAAALDAAGWEPGPDGIRVRNGRQAAFTLMYPATDSLRKELALAVTADARKAGIKVTPEGLTWDAITPRMKTDALIMGYGTPYDPDFVSYQLFGSAFAGQGFFNPGSYHSPVVDEALQAGRGNAGPAARRAAYSTFQKQLAADVPWVFLTYLQHTYAVKDAVAGVTPRVEPHEHDVANSLWWNIHTWTKQP comes from the coding sequence ATGGGTAAGCGCCTGTCCACCCGAGTGACGGCGCTGGCCGCCGCCGTGCTGGTCACGGCCGGCTGCTCGTCGCCAGTGACCTCCCCGGCGGCCACGCCTGGTGGCGGCACGCTCGTCGTGGCGACCGCGGGTGAGCCGGACACCCTGAACCCCGTACTGAATTTCGGCGTCGACGGCGGTTCGCTGATCTTCGACGGTCTGGTGGCCCGCGACGCCCGCAACCAGCTGGTGCCGGCGCTGGCCCGCGAGCTGCCCACCGTCTCCACCGATGGGCGGACGGTCACCGCAAAGCTGCGGGACGGGGTGCTGTTCCACGACGGCAGCCCACTGACGGCCCGGGACGTCGTGTTCACGTACCGGGCGGTGCTGGACCCGAAGGTCGACTCCACGCTGCGCTCGGACCTGGACATGCTCTCGGCGGTTGCCGCGCCGGACACGACGACCGTGGTGTTCACCCTGAAGTACGCCTACGCGCCGTTCCTGCAGCGGTTGGCGCTGGGCATCGTGCCCGCGGAAGCCTTCGCCGGCGCGGACGTCAACACCGCCGAGTTCAACCGCAAGCCGGTCGGCACCGGCCCGTACCGGGTGACGTCGTGGACGCCGGGGGACCGGCTCGTGCTCGCGGCCAACGACACGTACTGGGGCGGCAAGCCGGCCAACGCGGTTGTCGTGGTGGCGTTCGTCGCCGACGACAACGTGCGGGCCCAGCGGATGCGGGCGGGGGAGTTCGACGCGGCGGAGCTCGCGCCGAAGCTGGCTGCCGGGTTCGACAGGCAGGCCGGCTACCGGGTGCAGCGGGTGCCCACCGCCGACTACCGGGGGGTGATGCTGCCGATGGGCAACCCGGTCACCGCCGACGTGGCGGTGCGGCGGGCACTCCACCTCGCCGTGGACCGTCAGGCGATGGTCACCGGTGTGCTGGGCGGGGCGGGGGAGCCGGCGTTCGGTCCGGTGCCGCCGTCGTCGGAGTTCTTCGAACCGTCCGTCGCAGGCAGGCCCGCCGCCGACCCGGCGGCCGCGGCCGCCGCCCTCGATGCCGCCGGCTGGGAGCCCGGCCCGGACGGCATCCGCGTCAGGAACGGCCGGCAGGCCGCGTTCACGCTGATGTACCCGGCCACCGACAGCCTGCGCAAGGAACTCGCCCTCGCGGTCACCGCCGACGCGAGGAAGGCCGGCATCAAGGTCACCCCGGAGGGGCTGACCTGGGACGCGATCACCCCGCGAATGAAGACCGACGCGTTGATCATGGGCTACGGCACCCCGTACGACCCGGACTTCGTCTCCTACCAGCTGTTCGGCTCGGCCTTCGCCGGCCAGGGCTTCTTCAACCCCGGCTCCTACCACTCTCCCGTCGTGGACGAGGCGCTGCAGGCCGGCCGCGGCAACGCCGGCCCCGCCGCCCGCAGGGCCGCGTACTCGACCTTCCAGAAGCAGCTCGCCGCCGACGTGCCGTGGGTGTTCCTCACCTACCTGCAGCACACCTACGCGGTGAAGGACGCCGTGGCGGGGGTGACGCCGCGGGTGGAGCCGCACGAGCACGACGTGGCCAACAGCCTCTGGTGGAACATCCACACCTGGACGAAGCAGCCGTGA